In Methylotenera mobilis JLW8, the following are encoded in one genomic region:
- the ftsE gene encoding cell division ATP-binding protein FtsE: protein MIQFDKVTKRYPGSDEILKNISFNINAGEFVFLTGQSGAGKSTLLKLIAATERPTSGTVLIANQNVSQLKPSAIPFLRRRFGLIFQDHKLLYDRNCFENVILPLHINGITGQEAAKRVRAALDKVGLLHKEKAMPITLSGGEQQRLAIARAVVSRPSILLADEPTGNLDASYAADIMAIFYAFNQVGVTVIMSTHDALGMSATQNRVLHINQGTLSEPSLGTTNFNQESSAIERFTS, encoded by the coding sequence ATGATTCAATTTGATAAAGTCACCAAGCGCTACCCCGGCAGCGATGAGATACTCAAAAACATTAGCTTTAATATTAATGCTGGTGAGTTTGTATTTCTTACCGGCCAATCCGGCGCGGGTAAAAGCACACTGCTAAAACTGATCGCGGCAACCGAGCGCCCAACCAGTGGCACTGTATTGATTGCCAATCAGAATGTCAGCCAATTAAAGCCGTCTGCCATCCCATTCCTGCGCCGTCGTTTTGGTTTGATCTTTCAGGATCACAAACTGCTCTACGATAGAAATTGTTTTGAGAACGTCATTTTACCTTTGCATATCAATGGTATCACCGGACAAGAAGCCGCCAAGCGCGTACGTGCCGCGCTAGATAAAGTAGGCTTGCTGCATAAAGAAAAAGCCATGCCGATTACATTATCCGGCGGCGAACAGCAGCGTTTGGCCATCGCCCGCGCCGTGGTCAGCCGCCCTTCTATCCTGCTGGCAGATGAGCCAACCGGCAATTTAGATGCAAGCTACGCCGCAGACATTATGGCAATTTTCTATGCCTTTAACCAAGTGGGGGTCACGGTGATTATGTCTACGCATGACGCACTGGGCATGAGTGCGACGCAAAACCGCGTGCTGCACATTAACCAAGGCACACTGAGCGAGCCGTCACTAGGCACAACTAATTTCAACCAAGAGTCATCTGCTATCGAGCGCTTTACATCATGA
- a CDS encoding PepSY domain-containing protein, whose amino-acid sequence MMIKKLSILVLLIAVCTLLAGMIVFTNNSAKADINQQTARQLLSTGQILPLEKITKLAKSIKPGEVLEAELERKKGIYVYEVELLDARSQVWEIKLDAKTGKLLKMERED is encoded by the coding sequence ATGATGATAAAAAAACTCAGCATTCTTGTATTACTTATTGCAGTCTGCACACTGTTAGCAGGCATGATTGTTTTTACCAACAATTCAGCAAAGGCTGATATTAATCAGCAAACCGCGCGCCAGTTATTGAGTACAGGGCAAATCCTGCCTTTAGAAAAAATCACGAAACTAGCCAAATCTATCAAGCCAGGTGAGGTTTTAGAAGCTGAGTTGGAGCGAAAAAAAGGTATCTATGTTTATGAGGTAGAACTGCTGGATGCACGTAGCCAAGTTTGGGAGATCAAACTGGATGCAAAAACTGGCAAACTGCTCAAAATGGAACGCGAGGATTAA
- a CDS encoding M16 family metallopeptidase: MPITVFANPLIKEFKLDNGLKLVVQEDHRAPVVVSQVWYRAGSLDEVNGKTGVAHVLEHMMFKGTKSVPAGQFSRLVAAAGGKENAFTSTDYTCYFQQLEKSHLPLSFKLEADRMENLQLTEEEFAKEIKVVMEERRWRTDDKPQSQVNEAFQGVAYRAHPYSRPVIGFMNDLENMTVADAREWYHNWYAPNNATLVVVGDVKADEVYQLAKQYFGKIKPKALPERKPQVEPAQIGERRVVVKAPAKLPYLLMGYHVPPVINPEADWEPYALEVLAGVLSGNPAARLNQSLVRDTQLAIDVDAGYDLLARGRQSLFSLDGTPSEGKTVRDLEQALIQQVEKIKQTGVSQQELDRVKAGVIAADVYQRDSMFYQAMQLGTIETIGFSWKILEDYPNKLRAVTAEQVQAVAKKYLLQDNLTIATLDPQPISPDAKPQGKPHVH; encoded by the coding sequence ATGCCGATTACCGTGTTTGCAAATCCGCTCATCAAAGAGTTTAAGCTGGATAACGGCCTTAAATTAGTGGTGCAGGAAGACCATCGTGCACCGGTCGTGGTGTCTCAAGTGTGGTACCGCGCAGGCAGCCTGGATGAAGTGAACGGTAAAACCGGTGTAGCACATGTGCTGGAACATATGATGTTTAAAGGCACAAAAAGTGTGCCGGCCGGCCAGTTTTCACGCTTAGTCGCCGCTGCCGGCGGTAAAGAAAATGCATTTACCAGTACCGACTACACTTGCTACTTTCAGCAGTTAGAAAAATCGCACTTGCCCTTATCCTTCAAGCTGGAGGCTGACCGTATGGAGAATCTGCAGCTGACTGAGGAGGAGTTTGCCAAAGAGATTAAGGTGGTGATGGAGGAGCGTCGCTGGCGTACCGATGATAAGCCACAATCACAAGTGAATGAGGCATTTCAGGGGGTAGCGTATCGCGCACACCCGTATTCGCGCCCGGTAATTGGGTTTATGAATGACCTGGAAAATATGACTGTAGCGGATGCGCGCGAGTGGTACCACAACTGGTATGCGCCCAATAACGCTACGCTAGTAGTAGTGGGCGATGTGAAAGCCGATGAGGTTTATCAGTTGGCGAAACAGTACTTTGGCAAAATTAAACCCAAAGCATTGCCTGAGCGTAAGCCTCAAGTGGAGCCTGCGCAAATAGGCGAGCGCCGTGTAGTGGTGAAGGCGCCAGCAAAATTACCGTATTTGTTGATGGGCTACCATGTGCCCCCGGTGATTAACCCTGAGGCCGATTGGGAGCCTTATGCACTGGAGGTGTTAGCCGGTGTGCTAAGTGGTAACCCCGCTGCACGTTTAAATCAAAGCTTGGTGCGCGATACGCAATTGGCGATAGATGTAGATGCTGGCTACGATTTATTAGCGCGTGGTCGCCAAAGCTTATTTTCATTAGATGGCACGCCGAGCGAAGGTAAAACCGTGCGCGACTTAGAGCAGGCATTAATCCAACAGGTTGAAAAAATTAAGCAAACAGGCGTGTCGCAGCAAGAGTTAGATCGTGTGAAAGCTGGTGTGATTGCTGCGGATGTGTACCAACGTGATTCCATGTTTTATCAGGCGATGCAGTTGGGGACCATAGAAACCATCGGTTTTTCCTGGAAAATATTGGAAGACTACCCTAACAAGTTGCGCGCAGTGACTGCTGAGCAAGTGCAGGCGGTAGCAAAAAAATATTTGTTGCAAGATAACCTCACGATTGCGACATTGGATCCGCAGCCGATTTCCCCTGATGCTAAGCCTCAGGGTAAGCCGCACGTGCATTAG
- a CDS encoding diguanylate cyclase domain-containing protein codes for MFTPLHIKDDLGIAQSLTWRYVLALSLVATLSTAAWYSLELVISEQNGTAAVVNVSGRQRMLSQRTALFANLLVTAPNHERAAIRQKLTESVELMAVSHHGLLHGNPELGLPSTMSPAIKKMYYEGEQPLNQQVRTYINTVRALIATDNDKLAIDNPALRYITLTAPTTLVSSLDKAVHQYQLEGEASIKRLEEAETALWIVTLLLLALEAMLIFHPFIKHIKVVVGKLRRATDEILQNQETLEERIRQRTSELANRSKALAESEQKLSVLLNNTNIHMWAFDGKVFTYTNRQWFDFTGQNPEDSLTIEKWGSVVHPEDLAEAQKIWQVDFEKKSGHDHYFRLKRHDGVYRDFYCRVTPIKDENGALLYLQGHNLDITDRKQLEDEVRQLAFYDALTTLPNRRLLKDRLNQTMSLSKRSGRYCALMFLDLDNFKPINDTYGHAFGDALLLEVAERIKSCVRQTDTVARFGGDEFVVLLGTLTTDKEKSVQQANRIAEKIRNALLAPYLLSLNTHDAKSTIEHLCSASIGVVVFVNHNSNEEEVLKRADDAMYAAKAAGRNQIRLDSDSI; via the coding sequence TTGTTCACACCACTACATATCAAAGATGACCTAGGCATCGCCCAATCGCTCACTTGGCGTTACGTGCTGGCACTCTCTCTCGTAGCAACACTATCAACCGCAGCCTGGTATAGCCTTGAGCTTGTTATCTCAGAACAAAACGGCACAGCGGCGGTTGTCAACGTAAGCGGTCGGCAACGGATGTTAAGCCAGCGCACTGCGCTATTTGCAAATTTATTAGTCACCGCACCCAATCACGAACGCGCAGCGATTCGCCAAAAACTAACAGAGTCGGTCGAGTTGATGGCGGTCTCGCATCACGGCTTGCTGCATGGCAACCCAGAGCTGGGGCTACCCAGCACCATGTCGCCTGCCATTAAAAAAATGTATTACGAGGGTGAGCAACCACTCAATCAACAAGTCAGAACTTACATCAACACGGTGCGTGCATTAATAGCCACGGATAATGACAAGCTAGCCATCGACAACCCAGCCTTGCGTTACATCACCCTGACCGCGCCAACCACTTTGGTTTCATCACTAGATAAAGCCGTACACCAGTACCAATTAGAAGGTGAAGCATCCATCAAGCGTCTGGAAGAAGCAGAAACTGCCTTATGGATAGTCACCCTGCTCCTGCTGGCGCTAGAAGCGATGCTGATTTTCCATCCATTCATCAAGCATATCAAAGTGGTGGTAGGCAAACTCCGGCGCGCTACCGACGAAATCTTGCAAAACCAAGAAACACTGGAGGAAAGAATCAGACAACGTACCTCCGAGCTTGCCAACAGAAGCAAAGCGCTGGCAGAAAGCGAGCAAAAGTTATCGGTGCTGCTAAACAACACCAATATTCATATGTGGGCGTTTGATGGCAAGGTATTTACCTATACCAATAGGCAATGGTTTGACTTTACCGGCCAAAATCCAGAAGATAGCCTAACCATAGAAAAATGGGGTTCAGTCGTGCACCCGGAGGATTTAGCCGAAGCACAGAAAATCTGGCAAGTGGATTTTGAAAAGAAATCTGGCCACGACCATTACTTTAGATTGAAGCGGCATGATGGCGTGTATCGTGACTTCTATTGCCGCGTTACCCCGATTAAAGACGAGAATGGGGCACTGCTCTATCTGCAAGGACATAACCTAGACATCACCGACCGCAAACAGCTGGAAGATGAGGTGCGCCAACTGGCGTTTTACGATGCACTCACCACCCTACCCAATCGGCGCTTACTCAAAGACCGCCTGAACCAAACCATGTCTTTAAGCAAGCGCAGTGGCCGCTACTGTGCGCTCATGTTCCTAGATTTAGATAACTTCAAGCCGATCAATGACACCTACGGCCATGCCTTTGGCGATGCACTGTTGCTTGAAGTAGCGGAGCGCATCAAAAGCTGTGTGCGTCAAACTGACACCGTTGCGCGCTTTGGTGGTGATGAGTTTGTAGTTCTGCTCGGCACGCTAACCACAGACAAAGAGAAATCCGTACAGCAGGCCAACCGCATTGCGGAAAAAATACGCAATGCACTATTAGCACCTTATCTACTGTCATTAAATACACATGATGCAAAATCTACCATTGAACATTTATGTTCTGCCAGCATAGGTGTAGTCGTCTTCGTAAACCACAACTCAAATGAAGAAGAAGTTTTAAAACGCGCAGATGATGCCATGTATGCCGCTAAAG
- a CDS encoding M16 family metallopeptidase: protein MSLQFIKRIVTTGFLMASTGMMFTATSAQAAVNIQQWQTSAGSAVYFVENHDLPILDLSVNFAAGSARDTAEKSGVASITRYLMTLGAAGMTDEVIAKKFADVGAVLGGSFDADRAALSLRTLSSEREQAQALNVFTQIMQKPDFPDAVLAREKARIISGLQESATQPESISSKAFMSALYGTHPYSLDDSGEIDTVAAIKRDDLNAFYQQYYGAKGAVIAIIGDVTREQAQKIAESISVGLPASSAPAPIAPVMAPSQPKEQRIAHPASQSHILLGYTGIKRNDPDLFPLYVGNYILGGGGFVSRLTEEVREKRGLVYSVYSYFMPMTEAGPFQIGLQTKKDQAEAALALVRETLDKFLKNGVTEAELKAAKANIIGGFPMRIDSNKKILDYLSVIGFYKLPLNYLDGYNKRVENVTAAQIKDAFNRRLNTQNFVTVIVGDPNAQ from the coding sequence ATGAGTTTGCAATTTATAAAAAGAATAGTGACAACAGGTTTTCTGATGGCTAGCACTGGGATGATGTTTACTGCAACCAGCGCACAGGCCGCAGTTAACATTCAGCAATGGCAAACATCGGCTGGTTCCGCTGTGTATTTTGTAGAGAACCATGATTTGCCGATTTTAGACTTGAGTGTGAATTTTGCTGCGGGCAGTGCACGTGATACGGCAGAAAAGTCTGGTGTGGCGAGTATTACGCGTTACTTAATGACACTAGGTGCCGCCGGCATGACGGATGAAGTCATTGCGAAAAAATTTGCAGATGTAGGTGCGGTGTTGGGCGGCAGTTTTGATGCAGACCGTGCGGCGTTATCGCTACGTACTTTAAGCAGTGAGCGTGAGCAAGCACAGGCGCTCAATGTGTTTACACAGATTATGCAAAAGCCTGATTTTCCTGATGCAGTGCTGGCGCGTGAGAAAGCACGCATTATTTCAGGCTTGCAAGAATCTGCCACCCAGCCGGAAAGCATTTCGAGTAAAGCATTTATGTCCGCACTGTATGGTACTCATCCCTACAGTCTGGATGATAGCGGTGAAATTGACACAGTGGCCGCGATTAAGCGTGATGATTTAAACGCATTTTACCAGCAGTATTATGGTGCTAAGGGCGCGGTGATTGCTATTATCGGAGATGTAACACGCGAGCAAGCACAGAAAATTGCGGAAAGCATTAGCGTGGGTTTGCCTGCATCGTCAGCACCAGCGCCGATTGCACCCGTCATGGCGCCTAGTCAGCCGAAAGAGCAGCGCATTGCGCACCCTGCATCGCAGTCGCACATTTTATTAGGGTATACCGGCATTAAACGCAATGATCCTGACTTGTTCCCACTCTACGTGGGTAACTATATTTTAGGTGGCGGTGGCTTTGTGTCTAGGCTCACCGAAGAGGTACGCGAGAAGCGTGGTCTAGTGTACAGCGTGTATAGCTACTTTATGCCAATGACGGAAGCGGGCCCATTTCAAATCGGCTTGCAAACCAAGAAGGATCAAGCAGAGGCGGCGCTAGCGTTGGTGCGCGAAACCTTAGACAAATTTCTTAAAAATGGTGTCACTGAAGCGGAGTTAAAAGCGGCTAAAGCCAATATTATTGGCGGCTTCCCAATGCGCATTGATAGCAATAAGAAGATTTTGGATTACCTGAGTGTGATTGGTTTTTATAAGTTACCGCTCAACTATTTGGATGGCTACAATAAAAGAGTGGAGAACGTAACGGCTGCGCAAATTAAAGATGCGTTTAATCGACGACTCAATACGCAGAATTTTGTTACCGTCATTGTGGGCGACCCTAACGCGCAGTAA
- a CDS encoding PepSY domain-containing protein, which translates to MKRSSYTSASITAASLVALSLLSPLAFADDDIHEIEAVSKELGLITLEQAKTKALAAKPGAVADVELENRKFGKGWDYEFEIVDADGREWEVLVDAKTGAVRDVSRDWF; encoded by the coding sequence ATGAAAAGATCATCATATACATCAGCATCCATTACAGCAGCCTCTCTGGTTGCACTGAGTTTATTATCACCGTTGGCTTTTGCGGATGACGATATCCATGAAATTGAAGCTGTGTCTAAAGAGTTAGGCTTAATCACCTTGGAACAAGCCAAAACAAAGGCGCTGGCGGCAAAACCTGGTGCAGTGGCTGATGTGGAGCTGGAAAACCGAAAGTTTGGTAAAGGCTGGGATTACGAGTTTGAGATCGTTGATGCCGACGGGCGTGAGTGGGAGGTTTTAGTGGACGCGAAAACCGGAGCGGTGCGCGACGTGAGCCGCGACTGGTTTTAA
- the ftsX gene encoding permease-like cell division protein FtsX yields MSNWLNQHIQTLKLVLSRMQANMLSTFMICLVIGVAMCLPSLFYLAVDNLSKLTDHIQKDTEISLFLKVDTGADAIKKLERQLAQNQEIDRFHLVTKEEAWQQLQLKSQSNQDVNDAVSQLGKNPLPDAFFIQAKSADPERLIQLKDSLQNLPNVELALLNTEWVKRLSSLLSLGKKLITMIAGLLAIVLLVIIGNTVRMQILTQKDEIEVSNLIGATSSFIRMPFLYAGALYGLFGGLLAVLMLMGIIHAFNVSMSQIAHLYSNDFSLSLFNFQLFLAVILAAIGIGWSGSYIAVSRAIASYKIN; encoded by the coding sequence ATGAGTAACTGGCTAAACCAACATATCCAAACCCTTAAGCTAGTGCTCAGCCGTATGCAGGCCAACATGCTGTCAACCTTTATGATTTGTTTGGTGATTGGGGTGGCCATGTGTCTGCCTAGCCTGTTTTACTTGGCGGTAGATAACTTATCAAAACTCACAGACCATATACAAAAAGATACCGAAATCAGCCTATTTCTCAAGGTAGATACCGGTGCTGATGCAATTAAAAAGCTGGAGCGTCAGTTGGCGCAAAACCAGGAGATTGATCGCTTTCATTTGGTGACTAAAGAAGAAGCGTGGCAGCAACTGCAGCTTAAATCGCAAAGCAATCAGGACGTGAACGATGCGGTTTCGCAACTGGGTAAAAATCCTCTACCGGATGCCTTTTTTATTCAAGCCAAGTCTGCCGATCCAGAGCGCTTGATTCAACTCAAAGACTCCCTGCAAAACCTGCCTAATGTCGAGCTAGCATTACTGAATACCGAGTGGGTAAAACGCCTATCATCGTTATTAAGCCTGGGTAAAAAGCTCATCACGATGATTGCTGGCCTATTAGCAATAGTGCTGCTGGTGATTATCGGCAATACCGTACGTATGCAAATCTTAACGCAAAAAGATGAAATTGAAGTGAGCAACCTGATTGGCGCCACCAGTAGCTTTATACGCATGCCGTTTCTGTATGCGGGCGCGCTGTACGGCCTATTTGGCGGCTTACTTGCCGTGCTAATGCTGATGGGCATCATTCACGCATTCAATGTCTCCATGTCGCAAATTGCACATCTATACAGCAACGATTTCAGCTTATCACTTTTTAATTTTCAGCTATTTCTGGCTGTCATTTTGGCTGCAATTGGCATAGGCTGGTCGGGCTCATACATCGCCGTATCACGCGCAATTGCCAGCTACAAAATCAACTAA
- a CDS encoding sensor histidine kinase, protein MRSLKDRLSWSITLSLILLLSLQWLVVSYAINKLSEDQLIKRLQHEGESLLASTQLNTSKQLEIDAQRLSAIYQRPFSGNYYVVIAGQQRLISRSLWDTDIDINPLAAGAQQLLYRQGPEQQSLLIVAHGYQKQGLPITIAIAENLGPLQASIAHFQLIYAAISLFGLLLLLAIQRLMIQRALLPLKQMQSDIAKLERGEADQLASKGPEEIAPLIAELNHLLHTVQQKSKRSRESLGNLAHALKTKLTLLNQTAERAEIDSLPEIRASIYAATASLDQIIERELKRARLMGNTKPIQQVNLKTELAQLAHTMRMIYKAKTVNITWEVAEGTRFHGDGEDLLEILGNLLDNACKWCARNVSLTVTGSESAIFVVEDDGPGCPVHELNSLTQRGFKADETVAGSGLGLAIVYDIANSYGANLSFSRSAALGGLRVEIRFNPRST, encoded by the coding sequence ATGCGCTCACTCAAAGACCGGCTATCGTGGAGCATTACGCTTAGCCTGATACTGCTACTGTCGTTGCAATGGCTAGTGGTCAGTTATGCGATTAACAAGCTCAGCGAAGACCAACTCATTAAACGCTTACAGCATGAGGGGGAAAGCCTGCTTGCAAGCACCCAACTCAACACATCCAAGCAACTGGAAATTGACGCGCAACGCTTAAGCGCCATTTACCAGCGCCCATTTTCCGGCAACTATTACGTGGTGATTGCAGGCCAGCAGCGCCTGATTTCCCGTTCATTGTGGGATACCGATATAGATATCAACCCTTTAGCGGCGGGCGCGCAGCAGTTACTTTATCGCCAAGGGCCAGAACAACAGTCCTTGCTGATTGTGGCGCATGGTTACCAAAAACAAGGGCTACCCATCACCATTGCCATCGCAGAAAACCTAGGCCCGTTACAAGCAAGTATCGCGCACTTTCAGCTGATTTATGCCGCAATCTCACTGTTTGGCCTTTTACTGTTGCTCGCCATACAACGGCTGATGATACAGCGCGCGCTACTGCCGTTAAAACAAATGCAAAGCGACATTGCCAAGCTGGAACGTGGTGAGGCCGATCAGCTTGCATCGAAGGGGCCAGAAGAGATTGCACCGCTCATTGCCGAGCTTAACCATCTACTGCATACCGTACAGCAAAAATCTAAACGCTCCAGAGAGTCTTTAGGCAACCTCGCGCACGCCCTGAAGACCAAGCTGACATTGCTGAACCAGACTGCAGAACGCGCAGAAATTGACAGCCTGCCTGAAATTCGTGCATCCATTTACGCAGCAACGGCATCACTAGACCAAATTATTGAACGCGAACTCAAGCGGGCACGTTTAATGGGTAATACCAAGCCGATACAGCAGGTAAACTTAAAAACCGAGCTTGCCCAGTTAGCACATACGATGCGCATGATTTATAAAGCTAAAACAGTGAATATCACCTGGGAAGTTGCCGAAGGCACGCGTTTTCATGGTGATGGTGAAGATTTATTGGAAATACTGGGCAACTTGCTGGATAACGCCTGTAAATGGTGTGCCCGCAATGTATCACTCACGGTCACAGGCAGCGAATCCGCCATTTTTGTGGTGGAAGACGACGGCCCCGGCTGCCCAGTACATGAATTAAACTCGCTCACGCAGCGTGGCTTTAAAGCAGATGAAACCGTTGCCGGCAGTGGCCTAGGACTGGCTATCGTTTACGATATTGCCAATAGCTACGGGGCCAACCTAAGTTTTAGCCGCTCAGCCGCACTAGGCGGCTTACGCGTTGAAATCAGGTTTAACCCACGTAGCACTTAA
- the ftsY gene encoding signal recognition particle-docking protein FtsY: MFDFFKKDKTPASPEASPAVASANSNPSSSPNPSLSWTARLKQGLAKTRNQLGNQLASIFGGGKIDAEVYEELETILLTSDVGINATQHLLDDIKGRVKRQSLDDTVQLKAALKDALSDLLSPLEQPLATSKHQPFIIMLAGVNGAGKTTTIGKLAKQFQSEGKSVLIAAGDTFRAAAREQLQVWGERNNVHVVAQTSGDPAAVMFDAINSARAKNIDIVLADTAGRLPTQMHLMDEIAKVKRVMDKALPGAPHEVLLVLDANTGQNAVSQVKIFDDALGVTGLVLSKLDGTAKGGVIAAIAQARPIPIRYIGIGEAIDDLRPFNANEFIDAMLDA, from the coding sequence ATGTTCGATTTTTTCAAAAAAGACAAAACACCTGCCAGCCCAGAAGCCAGTCCTGCGGTCGCGAGCGCAAACTCCAATCCAAGCTCAAGTCCCAACCCAAGCCTAAGTTGGACGGCGCGCTTAAAACAGGGGTTAGCAAAAACCAGAAACCAACTGGGCAACCAACTTGCCAGTATTTTTGGCGGCGGAAAAATTGATGCCGAAGTCTACGAAGAATTAGAAACCATATTGCTTACGTCGGATGTGGGCATCAATGCAACGCAGCATTTGCTGGATGACATTAAAGGCCGGGTAAAGCGTCAAAGTCTGGATGATACTGTGCAGCTCAAAGCCGCATTAAAAGACGCGCTCTCTGACTTACTGTCACCGCTAGAGCAGCCACTAGCCACCAGCAAGCATCAGCCATTTATCATTATGCTGGCTGGTGTAAACGGCGCTGGGAAAACCACCACCATAGGCAAATTAGCCAAGCAATTTCAATCAGAAGGCAAAAGCGTACTAATTGCCGCCGGTGATACTTTTAGAGCAGCGGCACGCGAGCAGCTGCAAGTGTGGGGCGAGCGCAACAACGTGCACGTGGTTGCGCAAACCAGTGGCGACCCTGCTGCAGTGATGTTTGACGCGATCAACTCGGCACGCGCTAAAAATATCGATATCGTGCTGGCGGACACTGCTGGGCGCTTACCAACACAAATGCACCTGATGGATGAAATTGCTAAAGTAAAACGAGTGATGGATAAAGCTTTACCTGGTGCGCCGCACGAGGTGTTACTGGTGCTGGATGCTAACACCGGGCAAAACGCGGTGTCGCAAGTAAAGATTTTTGATGACGCGTTAGGCGTAACTGGCTTGGTACTGAGCAAGCTGGATGGCACGGCAAAAGGCGGTGTGATTGCTGCCATCGCACAGGCGCGCCCTATCCCCATTCGCTACATTGGTATCGGCGAGGCCATTGACGACCTCAGGCCGTTTAACGCCAATGAGTTTATTGATGCCATGCTTGACGCATAA
- a CDS encoding response regulator transcription factor — MRLLLVEDDPILGKQLQTSLQRAGYATDLATDGIEAEIQGKLEPYDLAILDLGLPKRNGLEILAHWRSAQINTPVIILTARGGWQDKVAGFNSGADDYVSKPFQIEELLARVGAVLKRSMLNRASELQSTQFKLNEHTQSIIFDDGNQQQLTNVEFRLLRYFMLHPGHILSKSVLTEHVYEYDEDKDSNVIEVYINRLRQKIGSQHIQTRRGQGYVFGVAP; from the coding sequence ATGCGCCTGCTCTTGGTTGAAGACGATCCCATACTCGGCAAGCAGTTGCAAACCAGCCTGCAACGTGCGGGATATGCCACGGATTTAGCCACCGACGGTATAGAGGCAGAAATACAAGGAAAATTAGAGCCTTATGATTTAGCCATACTGGACTTAGGCCTCCCCAAACGCAACGGGCTGGAGATACTGGCGCACTGGCGCAGCGCACAAATCAACACCCCGGTCATTATCCTGACCGCAAGAGGCGGATGGCAGGATAAAGTTGCTGGATTTAACAGCGGCGCCGATGACTATGTTAGCAAACCGTTCCAAATTGAAGAGCTGCTGGCGCGAGTCGGGGCGGTACTCAAGCGCAGCATGCTCAACCGTGCCAGCGAACTGCAGTCAACCCAATTCAAGCTGAACGAACACACGCAAAGCATTATATTTGACGATGGCAACCAGCAGCAGCTTACCAATGTTGAATTCAGGTTGTTGCGCTACTTTATGCTGCACCCTGGGCACATCTTGTCCAAATCAGTATTAACAGAGCATGTCTATGAGTATGATGAAGATAAAGACAGCAACGTGATTGAAGTGTATATCAACCGCCTGCGCCAAAAAATTGGCAGCCAACATATACAAACTAGGCGCGGCCAAGGCTATGTGTTTGGAGTTGCTCCCTAA